CCCAGTGAACGCGAACTCGACGTTCTGAAGGTGCTCTGGGAACTCGGGTCCGGGAGCGTGCGCGACGTCCAGGACCGCCTCGCGCCCGAACTCGGGCTGGCGTTCAACACTGTTCAAACTGTTCTGCGCAACATGGAAGACAAGGGGCTCGTCGGCCACCGGGCCGAGGGCCGGACGTTCGTCTATTTCCCCAAACACACGCGCGAACAGGTCACGTCCCGGTTCCTGAACAAAGTGTTCGGCGGGGCACTGGACCAGTTCGTCCTCAGTATGCTCCGGGCGTCCGACGCCGCCCCGGAAGAGCTACGGGAATTGGAAAAATTGATCGCCAAAGCACGGGCCGACAAGCAGCGGAAGGGGGGGAGTTGAAATGGCGTGGGACGTTTTCACACCGGAATGGCTGGCCCGCGTTGCGGCCGGCGGGTTCGTGATCTTGGTCGCGGCGGCGGTGGCCGTCAGACTGTGTCGCCAGCCGGCCGATCGCGTGCGCGTAGTCGGGCTCGCGCTCGCGGCGGCCGTGCTCGTTCCCCTCGTGGCGCTGATTCCCGGGTTGCCTCGCTTGTCCCTGGCGGTGCTCCCGGCCGAGTCGGTGGCCGAAGCGCCCGCGCTGGAACCCGCACCAGTGCCGTTACCCCCGCCGACGGCTACCGAGCGCGTGCCGGCGTTCCGGCCCGCTCCCGAAGCGAAGACTCCGCCGGTTGAGCAAAAGGCGGCCGATTCCACTCTCGTTTCTGCGCCCCCCTCAAGTCCGGGCGCGGGCGCGGTGCCCGCCGAGGCGCTGACAGTTCAATCGGCACGAACCGCGGACGTACCGGCGCCAGCGCCGCAATCAGCGCTCTCGATCACTCGCGCGGTGTTGATCGGGTACGGGGCGCTCACGGGCGCGTTCTTGGTTTGGTCGCTCGTAGGCCTCTGGCGGCTGTTTGTCCTCTGGAGAAGCACCCGCCCCGCGTCGGCCGAAGCGGTCGCGCTGCTGCGAGAGATTGCTGGCTCTGCGGCCGATTCCGCCCGCGTGCTCGTCAGCGATCGGCTCGAATCACCTGTCGCGTTTGGTGGGTGGCGCCCCGTTATCGTCCTCCCCGCGTCGGCGGGCGGCTCGGAAGGGCGGAGCGCGCTGCGCTACGGCCTCGCACATGAATGGTCTCACGTCGAACGCGGCGACGTCTGGAGGTGGTACCTGGTCACGTTCGCGCAGGTCTTTCTCTTCTATCAACCGTTGTTCTGGTGGTTGCGGCGACAACTGAGGCTCAGTCAGGATTATCTGGCCGATGCCCGCGCCGTCGACCAGTCCGCGGACCCGGTCGAATACGCCGAGTACCTCGTTACCCTGGCCCGCCGGCGGTTGGGCATTCCGGGCTTGGCCCTGGGAATCACCGATCGCCGGTCCAACCTCACCCGGAGGGTTCACATGCTTCTGCTGAACCGCACCCCGATCGCGCGCCGGTGCCGGCTCGTCTGGACCTTCAGTGCGGCCCTGCTCGCCCTGGGGTTCGTAGTTGGCGCTTCCGCGATCCGGTTGACCGCGGGCGATGCTCCCGCCAAGCCGACCGACGAGAAGAAACCCGAGGACGCGAAGAAGCCGGCCGACCCGCCCGCGAAGGGCGAGACGCTGAACTACAGCGGCAAGGTGACAGACAAGGACACCGGGAAGCCGATCGCGGGCGCCACGGTCGTCGTGCGGCGGTCGGTGCTCGGTGACCCGGAACTGAAGGAGGCGAACCCTGTTATTGAGGAAACCAAACACACCACGGATGCCCAGGGGAAGTATTCGTTCGTGCTCCCGCCGGAACAGACTTTGAAGCGGTACCTGTACATCGAACTGGACGTCGAGCACCCGGACTACGCCGGGCAGAAGGGCTTCGGGTACTCCCTGAGCATGATCCGCAAGAACGAAAAGCTGGGCGGCCGACCGTTCTTCGAGAGCGTTGAGTTGCGCCCCGCCCGGCCCGTGACCGGGATTGTCAAAACACCCGCGGGGAAGCCCGCCGCAGGGGTCAAAGTGCAGGCGTACTCGGTCACGAGCAAGCGGTCGGAGGGCACGTTCGAGTACGGGTCGTTCGCCGACGTTCGGACCGATGCGGAGGGGAAGTTCCGCCTCCCACTCGTGACCCCGGGTTGGGCGGTGGTGTGGGTGCTGCCCGAAGAGTTCGTGCCGACCACGCACGTCGTCAAGGACAAGCGCGGCGACCTCGGGACGTTCACGCTCCAAGCCGGTCCGCGTTTGCGGGGCACGGTCCTCGACGCGAAAGGTAAGCCGGTCATTGGGGCGGTCATCAACGCGGAGTCCCGGGACCGGAACGAAGAGATCACCGAACCCGTTGCGGACAACATCAACCGCTCGGCGGTGACGAACGCGAAGGGTGAGTTCGAGATGCGCCCGCTCCCACCGGGTAACTACGTCGTGAAGCCGGGCGAGTACCCGCAGGACGGGTCGATCGATCGAAAGGACGCGAAGGCGGTGCCGGTACCCGCTGCGGTGTTCGCCGGGACCAAGATCACACTGAAGGCCGGAGCGAACCCGGAGCGGATCGAGGTGCGGGCGGTGCCGCACGTCACGATCGAGGCCCAGTACCTCGACAGCAAGGGCAAGCCGACCCGCGGTCACAGTTGCCACGTGTTCGGGGAGATCGACGGCGTGTCCTGGTTCGGCGACGCGAAGGCCGACGCGAACGGAAAAGTGATCGCACACGTCCCGCACGGGATGGAAAACACACAATTCAATTTGATGACGAACGAACACGGGTCGCTGCGGTGGCGGAAGGCGAAGGGCGAGGAACTGAACAACGGTCGCACCGTTCGGCTCGGCACCCTGACCGACGACGTGAAGGGCATCGAGATCGTGCGGTACACCGCGCCGATTCTGACCGTGAAGGTGATCGCGAAGGACGGGACGAAGCTGGTCAAGCCGGGCGTCACCGCGACCTACTCGGCCGGCAAAGGCGCTCTCGACGGCCGGTTCATTCTGCGCAACGGGCGCCAGTCGGACGTGTCGTTCGAGGAGCAAGAAGACGGCCGGTTCCGGTCGAGCCAGATGTTCCCGGACGAAGAAGCCACCGTGTCCGGCCATGCGGAGGGGTACGCGGACAAGTCCGAGAAAGTGAAGCTCGCAGAAGGCGCGACGAAGGAGATCGAAATCGTGTTGGAGAAGGCGCCCGCGAAGCCGGAAGGGGAAAAGAAGAAGTAGTCGTGACGAGTGTGCGCTTCCGTTGCGCACGGTGCTCTGAGTGTGGTCCGCTCGCTCCGCGAGCGGTGCATCCGAAGTGACGCGGTGATGGGCACTGTGCGCGGTTGGTGGATGCCAACCGCTCGCGGAGCGAGCGGACCACACTCACGAGCGCAACACAGAAAATCGCACGCCCGTTTTTTTTTGGTAGTGAGTATTGCTCGCAACTGGAGAGAAACCCCATGTTCCGCTCCGCCCTGCTACTCACCCTGGTTGTTGGTCCCGCTTCTGCGCGAGCGGCGGAACCGGGTGGTCCCGTCGATTTCGAGCGACACGTGGTCGGGTTGCTGAACAAATCGGGGTGCAGCGCGGGTTCCTGTCACGGGTCGTTTGGGGGAAAGGGTGGCTTGCGGCTGTCGTTGTTCGGCGCCGAGCCGGAAAAGGACTTCCTCGCCCTCACCCGCGGCGGGGGCGGTCGGCGCATCAACTCGGCCGACCCGAATCAAAGTTTGCTTCTGTTGAAAGCGACGGGGCAGATTCCGCACGGCGGTGGGATGCGGTTCGCGGCAAATTCGTGGCAGGCGCGCGCCCTTCGCCACTGGATCGCTGGGGGCGGCCAGCGCATCGCGGATTCGGGCGCAGTAACTCGGCTCGAAGCCGTTCCGTCCGAGCACGTGCTGACGAAGCCGGGCGAGATGGCCCAACTGAGCGTGCGGGCAACATTCGCCGACGGTACAACGGCCGATGTGACAGCCTTTTGCGAACTCCGCGCAAAGGACGACTCGGTGGCCGACGTTTCGCTGCTCGGCGAAGTGCGGGCGGCGCGGCCCGGCGATACGGCAATCGTCGCCAGTTACCGGGGGCTCACGGCGGTCGCGCGAGTATTCGTTCCGATTCTGCGGGCCGAGCCTTACCCCGTCGTTCCCGAAGTCAATTATGTCGATCGCGCGGTGTTCGCGAAGCTGAAGCGCCTCAACGTGGTGCCCTCGAATCTCGCACTGGATGAAGAGTTCCTCCGTCGCGTCGCGATCGACGTGACTGGCGGGCTACCCACACCCGACGAGGTTCGGGCGTTCGTTGCGGACCCTGATCCGAAGAAGCGCGAGAAGGCGATCGACAAGTTACTCACCAGCCCGCTCCACGCGGCGCTCTGGGCGACCAAGATGTGCGACATCACGGGTTGCAACGTGGACGCGATGGACGGTTCCCCGGACCAGCGCACGAGGCGCGCCCGGATGTGGCACGACTGGTTCCGGCACCGGTTCGCGACGAACGTTCCCTACGACCGGATGGTGCGCGGGGTGCTTACTGCTACCAGCCGGGAGGGGCACGCGCTCCGCGAGTGGATCGATGCGGAAATCGTCCGCGAGCGGGTGAACGACAAGGGCTTCGACTCCACGTACCATGAGCGGGCCACTCTCGATCACTACTGGCGCCGGTTCGAGGGCGAGGAGTATTTCCCGCTCGAAAAGATGGCGGAACTGACCTCGACCGCGTTCCTCGGGGTGCGTCTAGAATGTGCCCAGTGCCACCGGCACCCCTTCGACCGGTGGACGCAGACCGATTATCGGGCGTTCGCCAACACATTCGGCCGGGTTCGGTTCGACAGTTCGCCCGATCTCACGTCCGCGGTGGTCGATCTCCTAGAGGAGCGCCGAAAGTTGCCGCCCGGAAAAGTCAGCGCCCCGATTCCGCGGTTGCGCGAGGTGTACCTTTCGGACCGCTCGCGTCGGCTCCCGCACCCCGACACCGGGGCCGTTCTGAGTGCGCGGGCACTCGGCGGTCCGGAGCTGACCGGCACCGACCCGCGTGAGGCGCTGACCGATTGGGTCACGCGACCGGACAACCCGTTCTTCGCCCGCGCGTTCGTGAATCGTGTCTGGGCACACTACTTCGGCACGGGCATGATCGACCCGGTTGATGACCTCGCGGCGAGCAACCCCGCTTCCAACGAGCCGTTGCTCACCGCATTGGCCGCGGATTTCGCCAAGAGCGGCTTCGATGTTCGGCGATTGGAGCGCACGATCCTCGTCAGCCGCACGTATCAACTTTCTTCAACGCCGAACGACACCAACCGCCGCGATCACGGAAACTTTGCCCGCTCGTACCCCCGGCCGCTTATGGCCGAAGCGGTGCTGGACGCACTGAACGACGCCCTCGGTACGAAGGAAGATTTCGGTGCCGATGCGCCGGCCGGTGCGCGAGCGGTCGAAGTGGCGACGAACCGCGTGCGCGCGGGGCACGCGGCGCGCGTCTTCAGTGTGTTCGGGCGCCCGGCACGCACTTCCACTTGCGATTGTGAGCGCCCGAGTGGCCCCGCGCTACCACAAACACTGTTCCTGATGACCGATCCTGTTCTGCTCAAGAAGATCACCGGCGGGCGGCTCGCAAAGCTCCTGGCCGCGAAGATGTCTGACGCGCGGATCGTGGACGAACTGTTTCTCGCCACGCTCTCGCGTCTGCCCGACGCGGGTGAAAAAACAACCGCACTGGAACGAGTATCGGCGGCCTCGGATCGCGAGGCCGGGTTGGTCGATGTGCTTTGGGCGCTCGTGAACACCCGCGAATTCATTCTCAATCACTAACCGAAAGGAACACCCATGTCCCGGTCGTTACACTTCAACCGGCGCGGGTTCCTGCGAGTCGGCGCCGCCGGCGCCCTCGGGCTGAGCTTGCCCGACGTTCTCCGGGCGGAATCGCGCGGCACGCGCAAGTCGAAGGCGGACGGGCTGATCCTCGTGTGGCTCGGGGGCGGTCCCGCAACGATCGATATGTGGGATTTGAAGCCGGATGCGCCGGAAGAGTTCCGCGGAGAGTTCAAGCCGATTGATACCGCGGCGCAAGGCGTGCGCGTCTGCGAGCACCTGCCGAAAATTGCCGGGGCGATGAAGAATTGTGCGCTGGTGCGCTCGCTTCACCACTCGATCACCGACCACGGGGCCGGGGCCGCGTACCTGGCGACCGGTCACCCGCCGGCCGCAGCGCTCAAACACCCGTCTCTCGGTGCGATTGCAGCAAAACTACTGCCCACTCAGGCCGGCTTACCGCCGTACATCGCGCTCGACGGCGCCGCGGGGTTCCCCGGCGCGGCCGGGTTCCTTGGCGCGGCGAACGATCCGTTTACAGCAGGGATTGGTGGCCGCGGTACAGCGCGCGTGGAAGGCATTTCTCTCCCCACGGGGTTCTCTGCGGAACAACTCGCTGACAGGAATCGGCTCCGCGGCGCGTTCGACACGAAGTTCGGCGCACTCGATCGCACGGAACTACCCGCGGCGCTCGACAGCTTCCAGCAGCAAGCGGTGGACATCCTCGGGTCCGACCGGGTGCGTAAGGCGTTCGACTTGTCGTTGGAGAAAGAGGCTGTACGGGAACGCTTCGGGCCGACGGTGTTCGGGCGCAGCGCGCTTACCGCCCGTCGGCTACTCGAAGCCGGCGCGCGGTGCGTGACGGTCGGGTTGACGGGTTGGGATACGCACGCCGGGAGCTTCCGCACGCTGCGCCAGCAGTTGTTGCCGGAACTCGATCGCGTGCTGTCGGCACTCGTGACGGATTTGAGCGACCACGGAATGCTCGACCGTACTGTCGTCTACTGTGTGGGGGAGTTCGGGCGCACCCCGCGCGTGAACGGCTCCGCCGGGCGCGACCACTGGGCGCGGTCGATGTCGGCGTTTTTGGCCGGAGGGGGGGTGCGGGGAGGAACCGCTTACGGCACCACCGACGCGCACGGGCTGGCACCTGAGAACGACCCGTGTTCGCCGGCCGACGTGTCCGCGACCGTCATGAGTTTACTCGGAATCGAACCGGCTCACGAACTCCGCACGCCCTCGGGGCGCCCCATTTCCGTCTTCCGAGACGGGAAGGTGATCGAGTCACTGGTCGGCTGACGTGTCTCGGCGCCTGCCGAGCGGCACCCGGTGACACGTTCAGCGGGTGTCTGCACCTGGTGAATGCGCGGGCTACCGAGAACGACCGGTGTCTGGGCCGAGTGGTGCCCGACGGGTCCAACGAGATCGGGGCCGTGCCCGCGCTACTGAACGCTCTTACGGGCGCATTGGTGACGATCGACGTGACCTCCTGCCAGAAGGTCACGTCCAACAGATCCGGGAGCGGGGCGGGAACCGCGTGGTAGCGGCCCCAGGAAACCAGTCGACGTTACGCCGCTCCGCTCGCGCGACGTTCGAGGCGGCGGGCTACGCGACGTTCGCCGGGTACGAAGCCTTGTTCAACGTCTCCTGGTACAGCCGTGCCTGCAGGATGGCCTCCACCACGAGTGCCACGGGGAACGATCAGCGCATCGTGGATCGTGCAACGGTACCTTGGGACGCAGCTTTAGGAACGCATCGGCGGCTCGCCCATTGTAACCCAGGTGCTACTCGTCATCCGCGCGCAGTTTCGCGAGCACGTTGAGGTCTTCGAGCGTGGTCGCGTCGCCAGTAGATTGCCGGCCGGCGGCGATGTCGCGCAAGAACCGGCGCATGATTTTACCGCTCCGCGTCTTCGGCAGGGAGTCTGTGAACCGGACGTCGTCCGGACGAGCCAGCGCGCCGATGTCCTTCACGACGTGGGCCTTCAGTTCGGCCTTTAGCTCGTCGGTCGGGGCCACGCCCTGCTTCAGCGTGACGAAGCACACGATCCCTTCGCCCTTCAGGTCGTCCGGCTTCCCGACCACCGCGGCCTCGGCCACCTTCGGGTGGTGAACCAGTGCGCTCTCGACCTCCATCGTGCTGAGCCGGTGCCCGCTCACGTTCAGCACGTCGTCCACGCGGCCCATCACCCAGATGTAGCCGTCCTCGTCCCGGCGCGCGCCGTCCGCAGTGAAATAAATGTTGGGGTAATGGCTCCAGTACGTGGACTTGTAGCGCTCGTCGTCCCCGTAGATGGTGCGCATCATGCTCGGCCACGGGCGCTTCACCACGAGGAACCCGCCCGCGTTCGCTGGCACCGGGTGCCCCTGCTTGTCAACGACTTCCGCCGCGATGCCCGGGAGCGGTTTCGTCGCGCTGCCCGGTTTGGTCGGGATCGCACCGGGGAGCGGCGAAATCATGATCGCGCCGGTTTCCGTCTGCCACCACGTGTCCACGATCGGGCACCGCCCGCCGCCGATCACGTTGTGGTACCACATCCACGCTTCCGGGTTGATCGGCTCGCCCACACTGCCGAGCAACCGGAGCGACGACAGGTCGTGCCCCTTCGGGTGCTGGTCGCCCCACTTGATAAACGCGCGGATCGCGGTCGGGGCCGTATAGAAGATCGTCACCCGGTACTTCGCGATGATCTCCCAGAACCGGTCCTCGCGCGGCTGGTTCGGCGCGCCCTCGTACATCACGACCGTGCTGCCGTTGCACAGCGGGCCGTACACGATGTAGCTGTGCCCGGTGATCCACCCCACGTCCGCCGTGCACCAGTAAACGTCGTCGTCCTTGATGTCGAAGACCCACTTGTGCGTGAGCGACACTCCCAACAAATACCCGCCGGTCGTGTGGAGAACGCCTTTCGGCTTCCCGGTGCTGCCGGAGGTGTAGAGGATGAACAGCGGGTGCTCACTGTCCATTGGTTCGGCCGGGCAGTCGGCGCTCGCGCCGGCCACCAGATCGTGCCACCACACGTCGCGCCCGGCCTTCATCTCGACCGCGGTGTTACAGCGGTTGAACACCACGCACTTTTCGACCGTCGGCGATTTTTCGAGGGCCGCGTCCACGTTCGCCTTTAGCGGCACCACTTTTCCGCGGCGCCAGCCGCCGTCGGCGGTAATGACGAGCTTCGACTTCGCGTCGTTGTTGCGGTCCGCGACCGCGTCCGCGGAGAACCCGCCGAACACGACCGAGTGCATCGCGCCGATCCGGGCGCAGGCGAGCATCGCGACCGCCGCTTCGGGGATCATCGGCATGTAGATCGTGATGCGGTCGCCCTTCTCCACGCCCAGCGCCTTCAGTGCGTTCGCGAATTTGCACACTTCGCTCAGGAGCTGCTGGTACGTCAGCGTGCGGGAATCGCCGGGTTCCCCCTCCCACACGAGCGCGGCCTTGTTCCCGCGCCCGGCCGCGACGTGACGGTCGAGGCAGTTGTCGCTCGCGTTGAGCTGCCCGCCGACGAACCACTTCGCGTGCGGGACGTTGCTCCAGTCGAGCACCGTGTCCCACGGCTTGGTCCAGTGAAGGGACTTGGCTTGCTCGGCCCAGAACCCGTCCGGGTCGCGTTCGGCCCACTCCGCGAGCCGGTCACGTTCGGTCGCGTTCACGGTGGTGCGGGCAACGAATTCCGCGGACGGGGGAAACTGCCTTGTTTCCTTCAGCACGCTGGTGATGTTTTTATCGCTCATGGTTTCAATCCATGCGGGGAGGGTGAGTCGGCCGGACCGGTGCTCGGCGGTACTTGCGGGCCGTTGGCATCGGTATAACAAGCTGCGGGTGAAGTACCAAGGACTATGGGCGCCGGACTTATGGACCATTTCACAATCGCGGCGGTACAGATGAAAATCGCGCCGGATCGCGAAACGAACCTGGCGAAAGCCGAGGCCGCGATCGCCGAGGCCGCGAAACAGGGCGCGCAAGTGGTGTGCCTGCCGGAACTGTTCACCGGTTACTACTTCTGCCAGAAGGAAGACATCGCGCTCTTCGATCTGGCGGAACCGATCCCGGGGCCGAGCGAGGACCGGCTCGGTGCGGCGGCGAAGAAAAATAAGGTCGTGGTGGTCGGGTCGCTGTTCGAGAAGCGGATGCCGGGTGTGTACCACAACACCGCCACCGTCCACGACGCGAGCGGGAACCTGCTCGGGTTGTACCGGAAGATGCACATCCCGGACGACCCGCTGTTCCTCGAAAAGTTCTACTTCACGCCGGGCGACCTCGGGTTCAAAGTGTTCCCCACCGCGGCGGCCAAAGTCGGCACGCTGGTGTGCTGGGACCAGTGGTACCCCGAAGCGGCCCGACTCACGGCCCTCCAGGGCGCGGAAGTGATCTTTTATCCCACCGCGATCGGCTGGCACCCGCGCGAAAAGGAAGAGTTCGGCGAAGCGCAGCATTCCGCATGGGAAACGAGCATGCGCGGCCACGCGATCGCCAACGGTACCTACGTGTGCGCGGTGAACCGCGTGGGGCACGAGGTCATCGTCGGCGAGGGGCTGGAGTTCTGGGGCGGGTCGTTCGTGAGCGACCCGTTCGGCCGCGTTCTGAAGAAGGGCAGCACGGACAAGGAAGAAATTCTGGTCGTGAAGTGCGACCGGAAGCTCATGGAAGACGTGCGCCGGAACTGGCCGTTCTTCCGCGACCGGCGCATTGATGCCTACGGGAGCATTACCAAGCGCGTCGCCGATTGAGTCACCTCTCTTGCGCCCGTTCACCTTTCGGAGTTACCACACGATGCACGCTCGTCTCCTCTCCTGTTTCGTCCTGTGCGCCGTTACTGCCGGCGCACTCGGTGCCGACTGGAAACCGGCTCCCACCCCGCTCATGACCAAGTG
The Gemmata palustris DNA segment above includes these coding regions:
- a CDS encoding carboxypeptidase regulatory-like domain-containing protein, with amino-acid sequence MAWDVFTPEWLARVAAGGFVILVAAAVAVRLCRQPADRVRVVGLALAAAVLVPLVALIPGLPRLSLAVLPAESVAEAPALEPAPVPLPPPTATERVPAFRPAPEAKTPPVEQKAADSTLVSAPPSSPGAGAVPAEALTVQSARTADVPAPAPQSALSITRAVLIGYGALTGAFLVWSLVGLWRLFVLWRSTRPASAEAVALLREIAGSAADSARVLVSDRLESPVAFGGWRPVIVLPASAGGSEGRSALRYGLAHEWSHVERGDVWRWYLVTFAQVFLFYQPLFWWLRRQLRLSQDYLADARAVDQSADPVEYAEYLVTLARRRLGIPGLALGITDRRSNLTRRVHMLLLNRTPIARRCRLVWTFSAALLALGFVVGASAIRLTAGDAPAKPTDEKKPEDAKKPADPPAKGETLNYSGKVTDKDTGKPIAGATVVVRRSVLGDPELKEANPVIEETKHTTDAQGKYSFVLPPEQTLKRYLYIELDVEHPDYAGQKGFGYSLSMIRKNEKLGGRPFFESVELRPARPVTGIVKTPAGKPAAGVKVQAYSVTSKRSEGTFEYGSFADVRTDAEGKFRLPLVTPGWAVVWVLPEEFVPTTHVVKDKRGDLGTFTLQAGPRLRGTVLDAKGKPVIGAVINAESRDRNEEITEPVADNINRSAVTNAKGEFEMRPLPPGNYVVKPGEYPQDGSIDRKDAKAVPVPAAVFAGTKITLKAGANPERIEVRAVPHVTIEAQYLDSKGKPTRGHSCHVFGEIDGVSWFGDAKADANGKVIAHVPHGMENTQFNLMTNEHGSLRWRKAKGEELNNGRTVRLGTLTDDVKGIEIVRYTAPILTVKVIAKDGTKLVKPGVTATYSAGKGALDGRFILRNGRQSDVSFEEQEDGRFRSSQMFPDEEATVSGHAEGYADKSEKVKLAEGATKEIEIVLEKAPAKPEGEKKK
- a CDS encoding DUF1501 domain-containing protein, which encodes MSRSLHFNRRGFLRVGAAGALGLSLPDVLRAESRGTRKSKADGLILVWLGGGPATIDMWDLKPDAPEEFRGEFKPIDTAAQGVRVCEHLPKIAGAMKNCALVRSLHHSITDHGAGAAYLATGHPPAAALKHPSLGAIAAKLLPTQAGLPPYIALDGAAGFPGAAGFLGAANDPFTAGIGGRGTARVEGISLPTGFSAEQLADRNRLRGAFDTKFGALDRTELPAALDSFQQQAVDILGSDRVRKAFDLSLEKEAVRERFGPTVFGRSALTARRLLEAGARCVTVGLTGWDTHAGSFRTLRQQLLPELDRVLSALVTDLSDHGMLDRTVVYCVGEFGRTPRVNGSAGRDHWARSMSAFLAGGGVRGGTAYGTTDAHGLAPENDPCSPADVSATVMSLLGIEPAHELRTPSGRPISVFRDGKVIESLVG
- a CDS encoding BlaI/MecI/CopY family transcriptional regulator, translating into MAEDLPPSERELDVLKVLWELGSGSVRDVQDRLAPELGLAFNTVQTVLRNMEDKGLVGHRAEGRTFVYFPKHTREQVTSRFLNKVFGGALDQFVLSMLRASDAAPEELRELEKLIAKARADKQRKGGS
- a CDS encoding carbon-nitrogen hydrolase, whose protein sequence is MDHFTIAAVQMKIAPDRETNLAKAEAAIAEAAKQGAQVVCLPELFTGYYFCQKEDIALFDLAEPIPGPSEDRLGAAAKKNKVVVVGSLFEKRMPGVYHNTATVHDASGNLLGLYRKMHIPDDPLFLEKFYFTPGDLGFKVFPTAAAKVGTLVCWDQWYPEAARLTALQGAEVIFYPTAIGWHPREKEEFGEAQHSAWETSMRGHAIANGTYVCAVNRVGHEVIVGEGLEFWGGSFVSDPFGRVLKKGSTDKEEILVVKCDRKLMEDVRRNWPFFRDRRIDAYGSITKRVAD
- a CDS encoding DUF1549 and DUF1553 domain-containing protein, with translation MFRSALLLTLVVGPASARAAEPGGPVDFERHVVGLLNKSGCSAGSCHGSFGGKGGLRLSLFGAEPEKDFLALTRGGGGRRINSADPNQSLLLLKATGQIPHGGGMRFAANSWQARALRHWIAGGGQRIADSGAVTRLEAVPSEHVLTKPGEMAQLSVRATFADGTTADVTAFCELRAKDDSVADVSLLGEVRAARPGDTAIVASYRGLTAVARVFVPILRAEPYPVVPEVNYVDRAVFAKLKRLNVVPSNLALDEEFLRRVAIDVTGGLPTPDEVRAFVADPDPKKREKAIDKLLTSPLHAALWATKMCDITGCNVDAMDGSPDQRTRRARMWHDWFRHRFATNVPYDRMVRGVLTATSREGHALREWIDAEIVRERVNDKGFDSTYHERATLDHYWRRFEGEEYFPLEKMAELTSTAFLGVRLECAQCHRHPFDRWTQTDYRAFANTFGRVRFDSSPDLTSAVVDLLEERRKLPPGKVSAPIPRLREVYLSDRSRRLPHPDTGAVLSARALGGPELTGTDPREALTDWVTRPDNPFFARAFVNRVWAHYFGTGMIDPVDDLAASNPASNEPLLTALAADFAKSGFDVRRLERTILVSRTYQLSSTPNDTNRRDHGNFARSYPRPLMAEAVLDALNDALGTKEDFGADAPAGARAVEVATNRVRAGHAARVFSVFGRPARTSTCDCERPSGPALPQTLFLMTDPVLLKKITGGRLAKLLAAKMSDARIVDELFLATLSRLPDAGEKTTALERVSAASDREAGLVDVLWALVNTREFILNH
- the acs gene encoding acetate--CoA ligase translates to MSDKNITSVLKETRQFPPSAEFVARTTVNATERDRLAEWAERDPDGFWAEQAKSLHWTKPWDTVLDWSNVPHAKWFVGGQLNASDNCLDRHVAAGRGNKAALVWEGEPGDSRTLTYQQLLSEVCKFANALKALGVEKGDRITIYMPMIPEAAVAMLACARIGAMHSVVFGGFSADAVADRNNDAKSKLVITADGGWRRGKVVPLKANVDAALEKSPTVEKCVVFNRCNTAVEMKAGRDVWWHDLVAGASADCPAEPMDSEHPLFILYTSGSTGKPKGVLHTTGGYLLGVSLTHKWVFDIKDDDVYWCTADVGWITGHSYIVYGPLCNGSTVVMYEGAPNQPREDRFWEIIAKYRVTIFYTAPTAIRAFIKWGDQHPKGHDLSSLRLLGSVGEPINPEAWMWYHNVIGGGRCPIVDTWWQTETGAIMISPLPGAIPTKPGSATKPLPGIAAEVVDKQGHPVPANAGGFLVVKRPWPSMMRTIYGDDERYKSTYWSHYPNIYFTADGARRDEDGYIWVMGRVDDVLNVSGHRLSTMEVESALVHHPKVAEAAVVGKPDDLKGEGIVCFVTLKQGVAPTDELKAELKAHVVKDIGALARPDDVRFTDSLPKTRSGKIMRRFLRDIAAGRQSTGDATTLEDLNVLAKLRADDE